From the Sphingomonas phyllosphaerae 5.2 genome, one window contains:
- a CDS encoding lactonase family protein, with protein sequence MELLVGTYARNGGAGIRSLVSTAGSLMAGPTMCDVTDASFGLWRQDRSMLYVVGEDTEGRVHALQPRGGVLHRLWDARTSGAAPCHLALDDDGSQLLAANYESGSITTIAIHPDGPGQSTLLRLTGSGPDEERQAGPHAHWVGRATGSDHYYCVDLGSDTIWRFDRGATAPTPAFRAPPGSGPRHLAFHPREPLAFLVSELASTVTCLAVDADGSLHTLASQSTSPFGVTKNLGGHILLNQAANRLYVTNRGHDSIAVFAVDGAELRMIEHVRSGGASPRFMLLLEAERRLLVANEEGGTVRQFHVADDGTLVAHATIIVPGAAFLIEAR encoded by the coding sequence GTGGAGCTGCTCGTCGGCACCTATGCGCGGAACGGCGGTGCCGGTATCCGCTCGCTTGTGTCAACAGCAGGGTCCCTGATGGCTGGTCCAACGATGTGCGACGTGACCGATGCGTCGTTTGGGCTGTGGCGCCAAGACCGAAGCATGCTCTATGTCGTGGGCGAAGACACCGAAGGGCGGGTCCACGCTTTGCAGCCACGCGGTGGCGTGCTTCACCGGCTTTGGGACGCCCGGACCAGCGGCGCGGCTCCCTGTCACCTCGCGCTCGACGACGACGGATCGCAGCTCCTCGCCGCGAACTACGAGAGTGGCAGCATCACGACCATTGCGATCCACCCCGACGGCCCTGGGCAGTCGACCCTGCTCCGGCTCACGGGCAGCGGCCCGGACGAGGAGCGGCAGGCCGGTCCGCACGCTCATTGGGTCGGCCGTGCTACCGGCAGCGACCACTATTATTGCGTGGATCTCGGATCCGACACGATCTGGCGCTTCGACCGCGGTGCGACCGCGCCGACACCGGCGTTCCGCGCACCGCCCGGTTCCGGGCCGCGCCATCTCGCCTTTCACCCGCGCGAGCCGCTCGCGTTCCTCGTCAGCGAACTCGCGTCTACCGTCACCTGCCTTGCCGTCGACGCGGACGGCAGCCTGCATACGCTCGCCAGCCAATCGACGTCACCGTTCGGCGTCACCAAGAACCTGGGCGGGCATATCCTGCTCAACCAGGCCGCGAACCGGCTCTATGTCACGAACCGCGGCCATGACAGCATCGCGGTCTTCGCCGTCGACGGTGCCGAACTGCGGATGATCGAGCATGTTCGGAGCGGGGGCGCGTCGCCGCGTTTCATGCTCCTTCTCGAGGCCGAACGGCGCCTTCTCGTCGCCAATGAGGAAGGCGGCACCGTTCGGCAGTTTCACGTCGCGGACGATGGTACGCTCGTTGCCCATGCCACGATCATCGTACCCGGCGCCGCGTTTCTGATCGAGGCGCGCTGA
- a CDS encoding TonB-dependent receptor domain-containing protein gives MDRKHRSTLLATTIMWGVIAVPAAAQEAPSTLAVAAPAADPALGDPEGEGATIVVTGSRIRSANATSISPVIQVTGEEFVTRGATRSEDLVNQLPQVFAAQGSANSNEATGTAQVDLRGLTPVRTLVLVNGRRLPYGSPKAVPSDLNQVPAALVRNVEVLTGGASAVYGSDAIAGVVNFNLIDNFEGVKLNAGLSIYQHSNGNRGLRDLLDANDRQIPGAYPKPDKSVWNGFTQDYSAVMGTNMADGRGNITAYATYRKIRPILQADYDYSACALGTAGNGGDTYACSGSGFNDPANIANTGAVANVPTQFRVDNGQFVAGRRTYNFAPANYYQRPDERYTLGAIGHIELSERVIPYFELSYMNDRSTAQIAPGTVSGGVLGSGGGLNCDNPLLSAQQVQFVCGAAGLSTASNYNGAGAYVGPAAIAPGILISRRNVEGGARQDDIRHSTFRIVGGVRGQLDRAFSYDVYASYARVDYRSRFTGDANVQRVANALNAVVDRRSGSASFGQAVCAINADAVSANDDPNCAPLDYFSGRPASAAAVGYIAEAKSIVGDTGLINIVASLNGDLGKYGAILPWADSGIGVAVGVEYRKNTLELLPDEVYQNSVSPEFPVSGSTTAKEVFGELNVPFVESRPFFHLLSFEGAYRYSDYDTGFKTHTYKLGLNWAPVRSARLRGSYQRAVRAPNVVELFASQSLFEVELTELANGLYDPCAGETPFATAEQCARTGVTAAQYGRVIDNPAGQFNSLIGGNRDLDPEKADTWSAGVVFEPTFVPRLSLSVDYFDIRVKNLVGSVNPNLALTNCLGTGDPFFCGLINRGAGGTLFLNDTGYFRRFNVNTGSLSTRGIDVALDYRIPSGRLGSFAFNLAGTYLAEYETVPLPGSPGSDVYDCKGLYGGLCGRPRPEWRHRMLTTWNTPGGVGVNLTWRYISAVKIAQTSDQPALAGSYATLNKQLNSRSYFDLAFTFDAKENIRFTLGMNNLLDKQPPLTTTSAIEDGGNGNTYPQFYDATGRYLFTSASLRF, from the coding sequence ATGGATAGAAAGCATCGCTCGACCCTGCTGGCCACCACCATCATGTGGGGCGTGATCGCCGTCCCCGCGGCGGCGCAAGAGGCACCCTCCACGCTTGCGGTCGCGGCTCCCGCCGCCGATCCGGCGCTTGGGGACCCCGAAGGGGAAGGCGCCACGATTGTCGTCACCGGATCGCGCATACGCTCCGCCAACGCCACCAGCATCAGCCCCGTAATCCAGGTGACGGGCGAGGAGTTCGTGACCCGCGGCGCGACCCGCAGCGAGGATCTGGTCAACCAGTTGCCGCAGGTGTTCGCGGCGCAGGGTTCCGCCAATTCCAACGAGGCAACCGGTACCGCGCAAGTCGACCTGCGCGGGCTGACGCCGGTTCGCACGCTCGTGCTCGTCAACGGAAGGCGGCTGCCATACGGAAGCCCGAAGGCGGTACCGTCCGATCTCAACCAGGTGCCTGCCGCGCTGGTGCGCAACGTCGAGGTGCTCACCGGCGGTGCCTCGGCGGTGTACGGCTCTGATGCCATCGCCGGCGTCGTCAACTTCAACCTGATCGACAATTTCGAGGGCGTGAAGCTCAACGCCGGGCTCAGCATCTACCAACATAGCAACGGCAATCGCGGGCTCCGCGACTTGCTGGATGCGAACGATCGCCAAATCCCGGGCGCGTATCCGAAGCCCGACAAGTCGGTGTGGAACGGCTTCACGCAGGATTACTCGGCGGTCATGGGCACCAACATGGCCGACGGGCGGGGCAACATCACCGCCTACGCCACCTACCGCAAGATCCGACCGATCCTGCAAGCGGACTACGACTATAGCGCATGCGCATTGGGAACGGCCGGCAATGGCGGGGACACCTACGCATGCAGCGGCTCCGGCTTCAACGATCCCGCCAACATCGCCAACACCGGTGCGGTCGCGAACGTGCCGACGCAGTTCCGGGTCGACAACGGTCAATTCGTTGCCGGTCGGCGCACGTACAACTTCGCCCCCGCCAACTACTACCAGCGTCCCGACGAGCGCTACACGCTGGGTGCGATCGGCCACATCGAGCTGAGCGAGCGGGTAATCCCCTATTTCGAGCTGAGCTACATGAACGACCGTTCGACCGCGCAAATCGCGCCCGGAACGGTTTCGGGCGGCGTGCTGGGCAGCGGGGGCGGCCTCAACTGCGACAATCCGCTGCTCAGTGCCCAGCAGGTCCAGTTCGTCTGCGGCGCGGCCGGCCTGTCGACCGCCAGCAACTATAACGGGGCCGGCGCCTACGTGGGGCCGGCGGCAATCGCGCCGGGCATCCTGATCAGCCGTCGCAACGTGGAAGGCGGCGCGCGCCAGGACGACATTCGACATTCCACCTTCCGCATAGTCGGCGGCGTGCGCGGCCAGCTCGATCGCGCGTTCAGCTATGACGTCTACGCCAGCTACGCGCGCGTCGACTATCGCAGCCGCTTCACCGGGGACGCCAATGTTCAGCGCGTGGCCAACGCGCTGAATGCGGTGGTCGACCGCCGCTCCGGCTCGGCGAGCTTCGGTCAGGCGGTGTGCGCCATCAACGCCGACGCGGTATCGGCCAACGACGATCCTAACTGCGCGCCGCTTGATTACTTCAGCGGGAGGCCGGCGAGCGCCGCCGCAGTCGGCTATATCGCCGAGGCCAAGAGCATCGTCGGCGACACCGGGCTGATCAACATCGTCGCCTCGCTCAACGGCGACCTGGGCAAATACGGCGCGATCCTGCCTTGGGCCGACAGCGGCATCGGCGTTGCGGTGGGCGTCGAATACCGCAAGAACACGCTCGAGCTGCTGCCAGACGAAGTGTATCAGAATTCGGTTTCTCCCGAATTTCCGGTCAGCGGCTCGACCACCGCCAAGGAGGTGTTCGGCGAGCTGAACGTGCCGTTCGTGGAGTCACGGCCATTCTTCCACCTGCTTTCGTTCGAAGGCGCATATCGCTATTCGGACTATGACACGGGCTTCAAGACGCACACCTACAAGCTCGGGCTGAACTGGGCACCGGTGCGCTCCGCACGGCTCCGCGGCAGCTACCAGCGCGCGGTGCGCGCGCCCAACGTGGTCGAGCTTTTCGCCTCCCAGTCGTTATTTGAGGTCGAGCTGACCGAGCTTGCGAACGGCCTCTACGATCCCTGCGCCGGCGAAACCCCCTTCGCCACCGCCGAGCAGTGCGCCCGCACGGGCGTGACCGCCGCCCAGTACGGACGGGTCATCGACAATCCGGCGGGCCAGTTCAACTCGCTGATCGGCGGCAACCGCGATCTCGACCCCGAAAAGGCCGATACCTGGTCGGCGGGCGTCGTGTTCGAGCCCACTTTCGTGCCACGCCTATCCCTCTCGGTCGACTATTTCGACATTCGCGTGAAGAATCTGGTCGGCAGCGTAAACCCCAATCTGGCGCTCACCAACTGCCTCGGTACGGGCGATCCGTTCTTCTGCGGCCTCATCAATCGCGGCGCGGGTGGGACGCTTTTCCTCAACGACACCGGCTACTTCCGCCGCTTCAACGTCAACACGGGCTCGCTCAGCACGCGCGGGATCGACGTCGCGCTCGACTATCGCATTCCGAGCGGACGGCTCGGCAGCTTCGCGTTCAATCTGGCGGGTACCTACCTGGCGGAATATGAGACGGTGCCGCTACCCGGCTCGCCCGGTTCGGACGTGTACGACTGCAAGGGCCTGTACGGCGGTCTGTGCGGACGGCCGCGGCCCGAGTGGCGGCATCGCATGCTGACGACCTGGAACACGCCGGGCGGCGTCGGCGTGAACCTGACGTGGCGCTACATCTCCGCGGTGAAGATTGCGCAGACCAGCGACCAGCCCGCGCTCGCGGGCAGCTACGCCACCCTCAACAAGCAGCTGAACAGCCGCAGCTATTTCGATCTGGCCTTCACCTTCGATGCCAAGGAGAACATCCGCTTTACGCTGGGCATGAACAACCTGCTCGACAAGCAGCCGCCGCTGACGACCACCTCCGCGATCGAGGATGGCGGCAACGGCAACACCTACCCGCAATTTTACGACGCCACCGGACGTTATCTGTTCACCAGCGCCTCGCTGCGCTTCTAA
- a CDS encoding SDR family oxidoreductase, whose product MAIGHTALRGKRILLTGGTTGIGRATLQLLAGEGARLLTFGRHQEQLNDALASLKDGGEVVGITADAATAEGIEAVYAAVDEKLGGIDMLVACAALGAEPIHEMADQDWRYVIDTNLVGYLACAKAAIERMERQGGGHLLFVGSISTEIKAEGESVYSATKAGIQAFAETLRKEVADKNIKVSVVQPGSVDTDMQECSADEKHRAVAAQQMLQADEVAEAIHFILTRSPSCDVVNLRIEPRIQKTS is encoded by the coding sequence ATGGCAATCGGACATACCGCGCTCCGCGGCAAGCGGATCTTGCTGACGGGCGGCACCACTGGCATCGGTCGTGCCACCTTGCAGCTGCTGGCAGGAGAAGGAGCGCGCCTCCTGACCTTCGGTCGGCATCAGGAGCAGCTGAACGATGCGCTCGCGAGCTTGAAAGACGGCGGCGAGGTGGTCGGGATAACCGCCGATGCGGCCACCGCTGAAGGGATCGAGGCCGTCTACGCCGCCGTCGACGAGAAGCTTGGCGGTATCGACATGCTCGTTGCCTGCGCGGCACTGGGCGCCGAGCCGATCCATGAGATGGCGGATCAGGACTGGCGCTATGTCATCGATACCAACCTCGTCGGGTATCTCGCCTGTGCCAAGGCCGCGATCGAGCGGATGGAGCGTCAGGGCGGCGGCCACCTCCTGTTCGTGGGTTCCATCAGCACCGAGATCAAGGCGGAGGGCGAGAGCGTCTACTCCGCCACCAAGGCCGGGATCCAGGCCTTTGCCGAGACGCTGAGGAAGGAGGTCGCGGACAAGAACATCAAGGTCAGCGTCGTGCAGCCCGGCTCGGTAGACACCGACATGCAGGAATGTAGCGCGGATGAGAAGCATAGGGCGGTGGCAGCGCAGCAAATGCTGCAAGCTGACGAGGTCGCCGAGGCGATCCACTTCATCCTGACCCGGTCCCCGTCCTGCGACGTCGTCAATCTCCGGATCGAACCCCGCATTCAGAAGACGAGCTGA
- a CDS encoding M24 family metallopeptidase, with translation MAWSKCSVAVRYAAALMGASALVGVATAQGPSRAQMGQRMAQAPVSAPILPMSEIEQPASALPRVLSIRERAQLQNAILAERLDTVLPKLMRAQGVDMWILMAREYFEEPVVASMLNSESLHARRRTILIFFDPGAGKPIERLTVSRYGLGGLFSPSWDPDKQPDQWKAVAALVAARNPRKIAINTSAVSAFADGMTLSQYNEMTAALSPDVRSRIVPGDRLAIGWLETRIPAEMRIYPGIVRLAHGIIGEAFSRKVITPGRTTSDDVVWWYRQRVSDLGLATWFQPSVGIIRRGASVMLEGDTVIQPGDLLWTDFGITYLRLNTDTQHLAYVLKPGERAVPAGLAAGLKAANGVQDALLSSFEVGKSGNQVLAAARAKAIAAGLKPTIYTHPLGYHGHAAGTAIGFWDKQSGDERGEYPIHADTAWSIELAAYAPVPEWGGQEVQFRAEENAFYDGRRVRFLDGRQIEITPIPSE, from the coding sequence ATGGCGTGGAGCAAATGTTCCGTCGCGGTGCGATATGCGGCGGCGTTGATGGGGGCGTCGGCGCTAGTTGGGGTGGCGACCGCCCAGGGGCCGTCGCGTGCGCAGATGGGGCAGCGCATGGCGCAGGCCCCGGTATCGGCCCCGATCCTGCCGATGAGCGAAATCGAACAGCCCGCATCGGCGCTGCCCCGCGTCCTGTCGATCCGCGAGCGCGCCCAGCTGCAGAACGCGATCCTGGCCGAGCGGCTCGACACGGTGTTGCCGAAGCTGATGCGAGCGCAGGGCGTCGACATGTGGATATTGATGGCGCGCGAGTATTTCGAGGAACCGGTCGTCGCCAGCATGCTCAACTCGGAGAGCCTGCACGCGCGTCGACGCACGATCCTGATCTTCTTCGATCCCGGCGCCGGCAAGCCGATCGAGCGCCTGACGGTAAGCCGCTACGGGCTTGGTGGCCTGTTCAGCCCGTCGTGGGACCCGGACAAGCAGCCCGACCAGTGGAAGGCGGTTGCTGCTCTGGTCGCGGCGCGCAACCCGCGAAAGATCGCGATCAACACCTCCGCCGTCTCGGCCTTCGCCGACGGAATGACGCTGAGTCAGTATAATGAGATGACCGCTGCGCTTTCGCCCGACGTGCGCAGCCGAATCGTTCCCGGCGACCGGCTGGCGATTGGTTGGCTGGAAACCCGCATTCCGGCCGAGATGCGGATCTATCCGGGCATCGTCCGGCTGGCGCATGGCATCATCGGAGAGGCGTTCTCCCGCAAGGTCATCACGCCCGGTCGAACCACCAGCGACGACGTGGTCTGGTGGTATCGCCAGCGCGTGTCGGATCTGGGGCTGGCCACATGGTTCCAGCCCTCGGTCGGCATCATCCGGCGCGGCGCGTCGGTCATGCTGGAAGGCGACACGGTGATCCAGCCGGGTGATCTGCTGTGGACCGACTTCGGCATCACCTATCTCCGGCTCAACACCGACACGCAGCATCTTGCCTATGTGCTCAAGCCCGGCGAGCGCGCGGTCCCGGCCGGACTGGCGGCGGGCCTGAAAGCGGCCAACGGGGTGCAAGATGCGCTGCTTTCCTCATTCGAAGTCGGCAAGAGCGGCAATCAGGTGCTGGCGGCGGCGCGCGCCAAGGCGATCGCGGCCGGGTTGAAGCCGACGATCTACACCCACCCGCTTGGCTACCACGGCCACGCCGCCGGCACCGCGATCGGCTTCTGGGACAAGCAGAGCGGCGACGAGCGGGGCGAGTACCCGATCCACGCCGACACCGCATGGTCGATCGAGCTGGCCGCCTATGCGCCGGTGCCGGAATGGGGCGGCCAGGAGGTGCAGTTCCGCGCCGAGGAAAATGCCTTCTACGATGGGCGGCGGGTGCGCTTTCTGGACGGGCGGCAGATCGAGATCACTCCTATCCCGTCCGAGTGA
- a CDS encoding NAD(P)/FAD-dependent oxidoreductase — MSRTHRGGAPGGAVDAVSFWQKHADEAASHPPLRDREDTEFAIVGAGIAGLSLALQLAEAGREVVVVEESVPGAGALGASAGIVAPQLVRTTPQRVLASLGRDVGGGWLRLIGESGGHLFGLIREHGIECDARPHGFVAPARGVDALRRLTAVVEEWRPFRRDLTVLDTAGVAALTGTVGYTAAVLDASGGGIDPVRLAHGLADRLVAAGGRLFHQSPATALTREQDAWRLTTAGGSVRAAQVTLCANGGNHRLHPLLRETVLPMRIHELVTRPLSAAMRAAVLPQGQALTDLEHDIFSIRWIAGARMLTYYPVAAHTTAAAVEAAVNKRLRDMLRYHEPVEIAHLWQGVAWMNSSLLPRVVRLDERLLAVQACNGRGIATNAIVGREVARMLLAPMSYHPQIALDVPRRVRGFALARHLPTVLLHGARAMARWSRR, encoded by the coding sequence GTGAGCCGCACGCATCGCGGTGGCGCGCCGGGAGGTGCTGTCGACGCAGTATCCTTTTGGCAGAAGCACGCTGATGAAGCGGCGTCGCACCCGCCGCTGCGCGACCGCGAGGACACCGAGTTTGCAATCGTGGGGGCAGGTATCGCCGGCCTGTCACTCGCGCTTCAGCTTGCGGAAGCGGGACGCGAGGTGGTGGTGGTGGAGGAGAGCGTGCCGGGCGCGGGCGCATTGGGCGCCTCGGCAGGTATCGTCGCGCCGCAGCTCGTGCGAACCACGCCGCAGCGCGTCCTCGCCAGCCTCGGCCGCGACGTCGGGGGCGGATGGCTCCGGTTGATCGGGGAGAGCGGCGGCCATCTGTTCGGCCTCATCCGCGAACACGGCATCGAATGCGACGCCCGGCCGCATGGCTTCGTCGCCCCCGCCCGGGGGGTGGACGCGCTACGACGCCTGACGGCGGTGGTCGAGGAATGGCGGCCCTTTCGGAGGGATCTTACGGTTTTGGACACCGCTGGCGTCGCCGCACTCACCGGAACAGTGGGCTATACCGCTGCCGTGCTCGACGCGAGCGGGGGCGGCATCGATCCGGTGCGGCTCGCACACGGGCTGGCCGATCGGCTTGTGGCAGCGGGCGGCCGGCTTTTTCATCAAAGCCCGGCGACCGCCTTGACTCGGGAGCAGGACGCCTGGCGTCTTACGACGGCCGGCGGATCGGTGCGCGCGGCGCAAGTCACATTGTGCGCCAATGGCGGCAACCACCGCCTCCATCCGCTGCTACGCGAAACGGTGTTGCCGATGCGGATTCACGAGCTGGTCACGCGCCCGCTATCGGCGGCGATGCGAGCGGCGGTGTTGCCGCAGGGGCAGGCGCTCACCGACCTCGAACACGACATCTTCTCGATCCGTTGGATCGCCGGCGCTCGAATGCTGACCTATTATCCGGTCGCCGCGCACACCACTGCCGCGGCCGTTGAGGCGGCGGTGAACAAGCGGCTGCGTGACATGCTGCGCTACCACGAACCGGTCGAGATCGCGCATTTGTGGCAAGGGGTGGCGTGGATGAACAGCAGTCTGCTCCCCCGCGTCGTACGGCTCGACGAGCGCCTGCTGGCGGTGCAGGCGTGCAACGGCCGGGGCATAGCCACCAACGCCATCGTGGGGCGCGAAGTCGCGCGGATGCTGCTTGCGCCGATGAGCTACCATCCGCAGATCGCGTTGGACGTGCCGCGCCGGGTGCGCGGTTTTGCGCTTGCCCGGCACCTGCCAACCGTGCTGTTGCATGGCGCGCGGGCGATGGCGCGATGGTCGCGGCGTTAG
- a CDS encoding zinc-dependent alcohol dehydrogenase, which yields MTEAERPIIPAPHFVLARVRVAGICGTDLRHWKKHEPELECHIMGHELAGEVVEVGEAVTNVKPGDRVVIETVMGDGVCEYCRVQRYNICEHLYDVRTRYVSRAYAEYVAGPADKFYKLPDHVSFEEASLIDTLSVCLHAQHLSGLGINDKVAIIGAGPIGLGQLMLAKASGADVIICDTVPSALDLATRLGADAVVHSGAEDAVARVKAFSGGLGADIVFECAGGESMPETLPQATRMVRRAGKVVVVGGFDAGETSIPLEWQRIQMSEIRLVLSASFAMHHIYREQGMVLDLIAKGRIDVKPLITHRFPLDRINEAFDVADRKLETGAVFVAITMD from the coding sequence GTGACGGAGGCCGAACGGCCGATCATTCCTGCACCCCATTTCGTGCTGGCCCGTGTGCGGGTGGCGGGGATTTGCGGCACCGACCTGCGTCACTGGAAGAAGCACGAGCCGGAGCTTGAATGCCATATAATGGGCCATGAACTCGCGGGTGAGGTGGTCGAGGTCGGGGAGGCCGTCACCAACGTGAAGCCGGGCGACCGGGTGGTCATCGAAACGGTCATGGGCGACGGGGTTTGCGAATATTGCCGGGTACAGCGCTATAATATCTGCGAGCATCTGTATGATGTCCGGACCAGATACGTCTCGCGCGCCTATGCCGAATATGTCGCCGGGCCGGCCGACAAATTCTACAAGCTTCCCGACCATGTCAGCTTCGAGGAAGCGTCGCTGATCGACACTCTCTCGGTATGCCTTCACGCCCAGCACCTCTCCGGGCTCGGCATCAACGACAAGGTCGCGATCATCGGCGCAGGGCCGATCGGATTGGGGCAGTTGATGCTGGCCAAGGCAAGCGGGGCGGACGTCATCATCTGCGACACGGTGCCGAGTGCGCTGGACCTTGCGACGAGGCTGGGCGCGGATGCCGTCGTGCACAGCGGCGCCGAAGATGCTGTGGCGCGCGTCAAGGCGTTCAGCGGCGGCCTGGGTGCCGACATCGTGTTCGAATGCGCTGGTGGGGAATCGATGCCGGAGACGCTGCCGCAGGCAACCCGGATGGTGCGCCGCGCGGGCAAGGTCGTGGTCGTCGGTGGCTTCGACGCGGGGGAAACATCCATCCCGCTGGAGTGGCAGCGGATCCAGATGAGCGAGATCCGGCTGGTGCTCAGCGCCAGCTTTGCCATGCACCACATCTACCGCGAGCAGGGCATGGTGCTCGATCTGATCGCAAAAGGGCGCATCGACGTGAAACCGCTCATCACTCACCGCTTCCCGCTGGACCGGATCAACGAAGCGTTCGATGTGGCGGATCGGAAACTGGAAACCGGGGCAGTCTTCGTTGCGATCACCATGGATTGA
- a CDS encoding MarR family winged helix-turn-helix transcriptional regulator, translating to MFDPTSEAFRLATSPFYLIAHADYMYHRNMDAVLAAHGANKAMYRIMTVLRDHQPCRMTDLADMALIKRPTVSRIVERMVELGLVHAAQSEVDSRATDVRMSREGRALLDTLTPLVAPLFVEATAGLSHDELQRFVATLQIIGSNLARAGDQKTPES from the coding sequence ATGTTCGATCCGACCAGCGAGGCGTTCCGCCTGGCTACGTCGCCCTTCTACCTGATCGCGCACGCTGATTACATGTACCACCGCAACATGGATGCGGTGCTCGCGGCCCACGGCGCGAACAAGGCGATGTACCGGATCATGACCGTGCTGCGCGATCATCAGCCCTGCCGCATGACCGATCTGGCCGATATGGCGCTGATCAAGCGGCCGACCGTAAGCCGAATCGTCGAGCGCATGGTCGAGCTGGGCCTTGTCCATGCTGCGCAAAGCGAGGTGGACAGCCGCGCCACCGACGTGCGTATGTCGCGCGAGGGGCGTGCATTGCTTGACACGCTTACTCCGCTCGTCGCGCCCTTGTTCGTGGAGGCGACCGCCGGGCTCAGTCACGACGAACTGCAGCGGTTCGTGGCGACACTGCAGATCATCGGCAGCAATCTGGCCCGCGCCGGCGACCAGAAGACGCCGGAAAGTTGA
- a CDS encoding NADH-quinone oxidoreductase subunit D, which yields MSNADDAVPPSGRRTERPNGTADNRTDAERAIDTLDPALEGVGEHDVNIRNYTINFGPQHPAAHGVLRLVLELDGEIVERVDPHVGLLHRGTEKFLETKPYLQTIPYFDRLDYCSPMCMEHSYVLAIEKLMDLEVPRRGQYLRVLFAELTRIMNHLLNLGSHIMDVGAMTPNLWLFELREDTMNFYERASGARMHANYFRPGGVRQDVPLKLLTDMADWLDERLPRLFEDSISLVADNRIFKQRNVDIGVVSRDDAIAWGFSGPCIRASGIPWDLRKSQPYDAYAEMDFDVPVGTRGDCYDRFMVRVEEVRQSARIMRQCLRDMPDGPVASDDRKVKPPHRAEMKRSMEALIHHFKLYTEGFHVPAGAVYVATEAPKGEFGVYLVSDGSNRPYRCKIRPTGFSHLQAMDFMSRGHMLPDITAILGSIDIVFGEVDR from the coding sequence ATGAGCAATGCCGATGATGCCGTGCCGCCGAGCGGGCGCCGCACCGAGCGGCCGAACGGGACCGCCGACAATCGCACGGACGCGGAGCGCGCGATCGATACGCTCGACCCGGCACTGGAAGGCGTCGGCGAGCACGACGTCAACATCCGCAACTATACGATCAACTTCGGGCCGCAGCATCCTGCCGCCCACGGCGTGCTGCGGCTGGTGCTGGAGCTGGACGGCGAAATCGTCGAACGGGTCGATCCGCACGTCGGCTTGCTCCACCGCGGCACCGAGAAGTTCCTCGAGACGAAGCCGTATCTTCAGACGATCCCCTATTTCGACCGTCTCGATTATTGTTCGCCGATGTGCATGGAGCACAGCTACGTGCTCGCGATCGAGAAGCTGATGGATCTGGAGGTGCCGCGCCGCGGACAATATCTGCGGGTACTTTTCGCCGAGCTGACGCGGATCATGAACCACCTGCTCAACCTCGGCAGCCACATCATGGACGTCGGCGCGATGACGCCGAACCTGTGGCTGTTCGAGCTCCGCGAGGACACGATGAACTTCTACGAGCGCGCCAGCGGCGCCCGGATGCACGCCAATTACTTCAGACCCGGCGGCGTGCGCCAGGACGTGCCGCTCAAGCTGCTCACCGACATGGCAGACTGGCTCGACGAACGGTTGCCGCGCCTGTTCGAGGACTCGATCAGCCTCGTTGCCGACAATCGTATCTTCAAGCAGCGCAACGTCGACATCGGCGTCGTGTCGCGCGATGATGCGATCGCCTGGGGCTTCTCGGGTCCGTGCATCCGCGCCTCCGGCATCCCTTGGGACCTGCGCAAGTCGCAGCCTTATGATGCCTATGCCGAGATGGATTTCGATGTGCCCGTGGGCACGCGCGGCGATTGTTACGACCGCTTCATGGTGCGGGTCGAAGAGGTGCGCCAGTCGGCGCGGATCATGCGCCAATGTTTGCGAGACATGCCCGACGGGCCGGTGGCGAGCGACGACCGGAAGGTGAAGCCGCCGCATCGCGCGGAAATGAAGCGGTCGATGGAGGCGTTGATCCACCACTTCAAACTCTACACCGAGGGCTTCCACGTTCCGGCAGGCGCGGTCTACGTCGCTACCGAGGCGCCGAAGGGGGAGTTCGGCGTCTATCTCGTCAGCGACGGCAGCAATCGACCCTATCGCTGCAAGATCCGGCCCACGGGTTTCAGCCACCTTCAGGCTATGGACTTCATGTCACGCGGGCACATGCTCCCCGATATTACGGCGATCCTGGGTTCGATCGACATCGTGTTCGGTGAGGTGGATCGCTGA